The Muricauda sp. SCSIO 65647 genome includes a region encoding these proteins:
- a CDS encoding SRPBCC domain-containing protein, protein MKPFDFTEFTKKIYIKAPLDKLYWCWATKTGIETWFLRKAVYTDAQGKNRKPESLIQTGDDYTWEWHNWNGKEKGTILEANGSDFFKFSFANDICKVSVALEDKKDAVLLTLRQYDMPTDEETKMNIYNGCSCGWTFWLANLKAFLEHGIVLNEKEFDLTDIPQAGHIYVNM, encoded by the coding sequence ATGAAACCTTTTGACTTTACCGAATTCACCAAAAAAATATATATCAAGGCACCCTTGGATAAGCTGTATTGGTGTTGGGCCACAAAAACGGGCATTGAAACATGGTTCTTACGGAAAGCGGTCTATACAGATGCACAAGGAAAAAACAGGAAGCCTGAGAGCCTCATACAAACAGGTGATGACTATACTTGGGAATGGCACAATTGGAACGGAAAAGAAAAAGGCACCATCTTGGAGGCCAACGGCTCTGATTTTTTCAAATTTTCATTTGCCAATGACATTTGCAAAGTTTCCGTTGCGCTTGAAGATAAAAAAGATGCCGTACTACTCACCTTAAGACAGTATGATATGCCCACCGATGAAGAGACCAAAATGAACATATACAACGGCTGTAGCTGTGGGTGGACATTCTGGTTGGCCAACCTAAAGGCCTTCCTAGAACATGGTATCGTGTTGAATGAAAAAGAATTCGACCTCACCGACATTCCACAGGCCGGTCATATCTATGTTAATATGTAA
- a CDS encoding TlpA family protein disulfide reductase yields the protein MKFKRKTVLNLLLILFVLSFFVTPMGYYGKLFLIRAFNFGPKVIAEQERKKIVDYDWKLKDANWDFFNFENSKDYVVFINFWASWKLISEAELHSIQKLYDKYAGEVVFYVITNEERPPVEEFMQRKEFTFPVTYLIIGEKAPVNVDIVPSSYIIDKEGNIAVHVEDGIANWNTDEIHQLLDTLIAR from the coding sequence ATGAAATTTAAAAGAAAAACCGTTCTCAACCTACTGCTCATTCTTTTTGTGCTGTCTTTCTTTGTAACCCCGATGGGCTATTATGGAAAGCTCTTTTTAATTAGGGCCTTCAACTTTGGCCCCAAAGTGATTGCTGAACAAGAAAGGAAAAAAATTGTCGATTATGACTGGAAACTGAAGGATGCCAATTGGGATTTTTTCAATTTCGAGAATTCGAAAGACTATGTTGTCTTTATCAATTTCTGGGCATCATGGAAATTGATTTCAGAAGCAGAGCTCCACAGCATTCAAAAATTATACGATAAATATGCGGGCGAAGTCGTTTTTTATGTCATTACCAATGAAGAACGCCCGCCGGTAGAAGAGTTCATGCAAAGAAAAGAATTCACTTTTCCGGTCACTTATTTGATCATTGGCGAAAAGGCCCCCGTAAATGTTGATATTGTGCCCTCATCGTACATCATCGACAAAGAGGGAAACATTGCGGTGCATGTAGAAGATGGCATAGCGAATTGGAACACCGATGAGATCCATCAGTTGTTGGACACACTGATTGCGCGATAA
- a CDS encoding AAA family ATPase → MSDVAAIKNLVEKHRALKNEIAKVIIGQDEVVDQILLSIYTGGHSLLIGVPGLAKTLMVNTIAQTLGLDFKRIQFTPDLMPSDILGSEVLDKDRNFKFIKGPVFANIILADEINRTPPKTQAALLEAMQERAVTIAGQRHKLESPYFVLATQNPIEQEGTYPLPEAQLDRFMFAIKLGYPSIDEEVDIVKSTTSDRSVVLNTLFSADAINDIQHLIRRIPVPDNVVDYAVKLANKTRPTLDGASDFVKNYIDWGAGPRASQNLVLGAKAHAAISGKFSPDIEDVKAVAHGILRHRILKNYKAEADGISIEAIIDSLL, encoded by the coding sequence ATGTCTGATGTAGCCGCAATCAAAAACCTTGTTGAAAAACACCGGGCCCTAAAGAATGAGATCGCAAAGGTCATCATAGGGCAAGATGAGGTAGTTGATCAGATTCTGTTGTCTATATACACTGGGGGGCATTCATTGCTCATTGGTGTTCCCGGTTTGGCAAAGACCCTCATGGTGAATACCATTGCCCAGACCCTTGGCCTGGACTTCAAGCGTATTCAATTTACCCCTGATTTGATGCCAAGCGATATTTTGGGCAGCGAAGTGCTTGACAAAGACCGCAATTTCAAATTTATCAAGGGCCCTGTCTTTGCCAATATTATTTTGGCCGATGAAATCAACAGAACCCCGCCCAAAACACAGGCAGCACTGTTGGAAGCCATGCAAGAGCGTGCGGTGACCATTGCCGGTCAGCGACATAAGCTTGAATCACCTTATTTTGTTTTGGCGACCCAAAACCCAATTGAACAAGAGGGTACCTATCCCTTACCAGAGGCACAACTAGACCGCTTTATGTTCGCCATTAAATTGGGCTATCCATCCATTGACGAAGAGGTCGATATCGTGAAATCGACCACATCAGATCGGTCAGTGGTGCTCAACACGCTTTTCAGCGCAGATGCCATCAATGACATTCAGCATCTTATTCGTCGAATCCCTGTTCCTGATAATGTGGTTGACTATGCGGTTAAGCTGGCCAATAAGACCAGGCCCACGCTTGATGGCGCTTCCGATTTTGTCAAGAATTATATCGATTGGGGAGCCGGCCCCAGGGCATCCCAAAATTTGGTTTTGGGGGCAAAGGCCCATGCCGCCATATCAGGCAAGTTTTCCCCTGACATTGAAGATGTAAAAGCGGTGGCACATGGTATCTTGAGACATCGAATACTCAAAAACTACAAGGCTGAGGCCGACGGCATATCCATCGAAGCGATTATTGATAGCCTTTTGTAA
- a CDS encoding sterol desaturase family protein, protein MKILVWILIFLATFSFMEFMAWFTHKYIMHGFLWSLHKDHHKKDHDSWFERNDAFFLFYAVVSMVCFYLGAQTDFWYGWPLGFGILAYGIAYFMVHDIFIHQRFKIFRNANNWYARGVRRAHKIHHKHLGKEDGECFGMLVVPFKYFKKK, encoded by the coding sequence ATGAAGATTCTTGTTTGGATATTGATTTTTTTGGCCACTTTTTCCTTTATGGAATTTATGGCATGGTTCACCCATAAATATATCATGCACGGATTTCTCTGGAGTCTTCACAAAGACCATCATAAAAAAGATCATGACTCATGGTTTGAACGCAACGATGCTTTTTTTCTTTTTTATGCCGTGGTGAGCATGGTCTGTTTCTATTTAGGTGCCCAGACCGACTTTTGGTACGGTTGGCCTCTTGGTTTTGGTATATTGGCTTATGGTATCGCCTATTTCATGGTACACGACATTTTTATCCACCAACGTTTCAAAATATTCAGAAATGCCAACAACTGGTATGCCCGTGGGGTCAGAAGAGCGCATAAAATTCATCACAAACATTTGGGCAAGGAAGATGGGGAATGCTTCGGAATGTTGGTAGTGCCCTTTAAATATTTCAAGAAGAAGTAA
- a CDS encoding phytoene/squalene synthase family protein, with the protein MKAVFDKVSYQCSKTVTKSYSTSFSLATKMLSSSIRSDIYNIYGFVRFADEIVDSFHEYDKEDLLNHFEDDLEKALSQRISLNPILNAFQHTYHTYQIPKHLVDSFMKSMRMDLTKKEYSTESEYKEYIYGSADVVGLMCLCVFVKGDKEKYEALKESAMALGSAFQKVNFLRDLKADYEELNRTYFPYINLAELDEKSKNRIVEEIRDDFKKGYLGITKLCNDSKFGVYTAYKYYNKLLDKLVKTPPLEIKNTRIRVPNYQKFGLLAKSYVNYKLNLVQ; encoded by the coding sequence ATGAAAGCGGTTTTCGACAAAGTTTCGTATCAATGCAGCAAAACGGTCACCAAATCGTATAGCACCTCTTTTTCTTTGGCCACTAAAATGCTATCATCCTCGATACGGTCAGACATTTATAATATTTACGGTTTCGTCAGGTTTGCTGATGAGATTGTTGACAGTTTTCATGAGTATGACAAAGAAGATTTGTTGAACCACTTTGAAGATGATCTAGAAAAGGCCCTTTCACAGCGAATCAGTCTAAACCCCATCTTGAATGCTTTTCAGCATACCTACCACACATACCAAATTCCCAAACACTTGGTAGACTCTTTTATGAAGAGCATGCGAATGGATCTTACCAAAAAAGAATATAGCACCGAAAGCGAGTATAAAGAATATATTTATGGATCGGCCGACGTGGTTGGCCTAATGTGCCTTTGTGTGTTTGTAAAGGGAGATAAAGAAAAATACGAAGCATTGAAAGAGTCGGCCATGGCCTTGGGGTCTGCTTTTCAAAAAGTGAATTTTTTACGAGACCTTAAGGCCGATTATGAAGAATTGAACCGAACCTATTTTCCATACATCAATTTAGCAGAGCTTGACGAAAAGTCAAAAAATCGCATCGTCGAAGAAATAAGAGACGATTTCAAAAAGGGTTATCTGGGCATAACGAAACTTTGCAATGATTCTAAGTTTGGTGTTTATACGGCATACAAATATTATAACAAGCTATTGGACAAATTGGTTAAAACACCGCCTTTAGAAATCAAAAATACGCGCATTAGGGTACCTAATTATCAAAAATTTGGGTTATTGGCGAAATCATATGTCAACTATAAATTAAATTTGGTACAGTAA
- a CDS encoding serine hydrolase — MSRTLLVVAIVASFFLACEQKTAGDPLKKALSSEDVRIKRVIDNLDQYEVQIRYTQIDRYGDSLNFTDYDFQVNVGTYFYPASTVKFPAAVVALEKLNEIDSVHRDTRFYIEGDSIETSFSEAILQIFAVSDNAANNRLIEFLGFDDLNQRLKKRGVAPIRISHRLSVKNGDDVTTKPLIIYTNDSTTVTSNPIVNNVPVALKLMGIKKGKGFYAQDSLYQEPFDFGLKNYYPIKAQHALLKRIIFPEQFSEEERFDLTNDQHHFLLNAMQILPKEADYQKEKYYDSYGKFFIYGDSEEPLPDYINIYNKVGYAYGTLTDCAYIKDTKNNVDFMLTATILVNKDEIFNDDLYEYDEVGIPFLAQLGRELYEYELKRKK; from the coding sequence ATGTCAAGAACCCTTTTGGTGGTGGCCATTGTTGCCTCATTTTTCTTGGCATGTGAACAAAAAACAGCGGGTGACCCTTTAAAAAAGGCCCTGTCATCAGAAGATGTCCGTATCAAACGGGTGATTGACAATCTCGACCAATACGAGGTGCAGATACGATATACCCAAATCGACCGCTATGGTGATAGTCTAAATTTTACCGATTACGATTTTCAGGTCAATGTCGGTACCTATTTTTATCCGGCCAGCACAGTTAAGTTTCCCGCAGCAGTTGTCGCACTGGAAAAACTGAACGAAATCGATTCGGTACATCGCGATACCCGGTTTTATATCGAGGGTGATTCTATAGAGACCAGTTTTTCTGAGGCCATACTCCAAATTTTTGCTGTCAGCGATAATGCCGCCAATAACAGGTTAATTGAGTTTTTGGGGTTCGACGACCTCAATCAAAGATTGAAAAAAAGAGGTGTTGCGCCCATACGTATTTCGCACCGGTTGTCGGTCAAAAATGGCGATGATGTCACGACAAAACCCTTGATCATCTATACGAATGATAGCACCACGGTGACTTCCAACCCCATTGTCAACAATGTTCCGGTTGCATTGAAACTAATGGGAATCAAAAAAGGAAAGGGGTTTTATGCCCAAGATTCCCTATACCAAGAGCCTTTTGACTTTGGGTTGAAAAATTATTACCCTATCAAAGCCCAGCATGCTTTGTTGAAACGGATTATTTTTCCCGAGCAATTTTCAGAGGAAGAACGTTTTGACCTCACCAACGACCAGCATCATTTTCTGTTGAACGCCATGCAAATACTCCCTAAAGAGGCGGACTATCAAAAAGAAAAATACTATGACAGCTATGGCAAGTTCTTCATCTATGGTGATTCAGAAGAACCTTTGCCAGACTATATCAACATTTATAACAAGGTGGGCTATGCCTACGGTACCCTTACCGATTGTGCTTATATAAAAGACACCAAAAACAATGTCGACTTTATGCTCACGGCCACCATTTTGGTGAACAAAGATGAAATATTCAATGACGATCTCTATGAGTATGATGAGGTGGGCATTCCTTTTTTGGCGCAATTGGGTCGTGAACTTTATGAATATGAACTAAAACGCAAAAAATGA
- a CDS encoding NAD(P)/FAD-dependent oxidoreductase has translation MKKVVIIGSGFSSLSTACYLAKNNFDVVILEKNSTVGGRARQLKRDGFTFDMGPSWYWMPDIFENFFQDFGKNTSDFYHLEKLDPAYKIFFTDDQVTIGDSLDKICKEFERLEAGSSQELRKFIGKAKKNYDVAINDIVLRPGQSPFELVTADTVLRIDQFFKNISQEVRKRVNNPKLVSILEFPVLFLGAKPSKTPSFYSFMNYADFGLGTWHPKGGMYQIIEAMQKLATELGVAIYTESQVNKINVSKGQVRSVTVNNKEVACDIVVSGADYHHSETLLDARYRQFSETYWQNRTFAPSSLLFYVGFNKKLKNIEHHNLFFDTDFEAHAKEIYDNPKWPEKPLFYANFPSVSDSTMAPDDCETGFFLIPIAPGLEDTDTLRNQYFDIIADRFEHRTGQEIKNSIIFKESYCVKDFVKDYNSYKGNAYGMANTLRQTAFLRPPLKNKKVKNMFFTGQLTVPGPGVPPALISGKLVSDLIIKQYK, from the coding sequence CAACTCAAAAGAGATGGTTTTACTTTCGATATGGGGCCCAGTTGGTATTGGATGCCTGACATCTTCGAAAATTTTTTTCAAGACTTTGGGAAAAATACCTCCGATTTCTACCATCTTGAAAAGCTTGATCCCGCCTATAAAATATTTTTTACCGATGATCAAGTAACCATAGGTGATAGCCTTGATAAAATTTGTAAAGAATTCGAACGGTTGGAAGCCGGAAGTTCACAAGAACTTAGAAAGTTCATTGGCAAGGCCAAAAAGAATTATGATGTCGCCATCAACGACATAGTGCTTAGACCAGGGCAATCCCCTTTTGAGCTGGTCACGGCAGACACGGTTCTCAGGATCGATCAGTTTTTTAAGAATATCAGTCAAGAAGTTCGAAAAAGGGTCAATAATCCCAAATTGGTCTCCATCTTAGAATTTCCTGTGCTCTTTCTAGGCGCAAAACCCAGTAAAACCCCTTCATTTTACAGTTTTATGAACTATGCCGATTTCGGTTTGGGTACTTGGCATCCAAAAGGTGGTATGTACCAAATCATAGAGGCAATGCAAAAATTGGCCACCGAATTGGGGGTTGCTATTTATACCGAAAGCCAGGTCAACAAAATTAATGTTTCAAAAGGCCAAGTGCGATCGGTTACGGTAAACAACAAAGAAGTAGCCTGTGATATAGTGGTCAGCGGAGCCGATTACCACCATTCAGAAACATTGTTGGATGCAAGGTACAGGCAATTTTCTGAAACCTACTGGCAGAATAGAACCTTTGCTCCCTCTAGCCTTTTGTTCTATGTTGGTTTCAACAAGAAACTGAAAAATATTGAACATCATAATCTATTTTTTGATACTGATTTTGAGGCGCACGCCAAAGAAATCTATGACAATCCGAAATGGCCCGAAAAGCCATTGTTCTATGCCAATTTTCCATCGGTTTCTGATAGCACAATGGCACCTGATGATTGTGAAACAGGATTTTTCTTGATTCCCATCGCACCTGGCTTGGAGGATACCGATACACTGCGAAACCAATATTTCGACATCATTGCCGATAGGTTCGAACATCGCACTGGGCAAGAGATTAAAAATAGCATTATATTTAAAGAAAGCTATTGTGTGAAAGATTTCGTCAAAGACTACAATTCATACAAGGGCAATGCCTATGGCATGGCCAATACGCTACGCCAAACTGCTTTTCTAAGGCCACCATTGAAGAACAAAAAAGTCAAGAATATGTTCTTCACAGGGCAATTGACCGTACCGGGACCAGGTGTTCCACCCGCTTTGATATCAGGAAAATTGGTTTCAGACCTCATCATCAAACAATACAAATAG
- a CDS encoding peptidyl-prolyl cis-trans isomerase, with protein MEPLVDESLSPQDSTAFVVNYINNWAAKQLLLSKAKINLSEEQLSKYDKLVDEYRTDLYTRAYLDALVEQSNDTTISSAELRGFYEDEKENFVLNKKLVQLRFVVLPNQFLNKDEVKEKLRTFEDDDRRYLDSIAVQFKKLHLNDSVWVSASRVINEISPLNSDNQHRYLKKSQFFELQDSLGVYLGKVIQVLEANEIAPLPYITPNIRQIILNRRRLGHIKKLQTEIIDEAIKKNEFELYR; from the coding sequence ATGGAACCTTTGGTAGACGAAAGCCTATCACCCCAAGATAGTACGGCTTTTGTCGTGAACTACATCAACAATTGGGCGGCAAAGCAGTTGCTGCTATCAAAGGCCAAAATCAATCTTTCTGAAGAACAACTTTCAAAGTACGATAAGCTTGTTGATGAATATCGCACCGATCTCTACACCCGGGCCTATCTCGATGCCCTGGTCGAGCAATCAAACGATACTACGATCAGCAGCGCTGAACTACGAGGGTTCTATGAAGATGAAAAAGAGAATTTTGTATTGAACAAAAAATTGGTTCAGCTTCGTTTCGTGGTGCTGCCCAATCAATTTCTTAATAAGGACGAGGTTAAAGAGAAGTTGCGGACTTTTGAGGATGATGATCGTCGATATCTCGATTCCATAGCGGTACAGTTCAAGAAATTGCACTTGAACGATTCGGTTTGGGTCAGTGCATCAAGGGTCATTAATGAAATCAGCCCCCTGAATTCTGATAACCAGCACAGGTACTTAAAAAAATCACAATTTTTTGAACTGCAAGATTCATTAGGGGTATATTTGGGAAAAGTTATCCAAGTTTTAGAGGCCAATGAAATCGCACCATTGCCCTATATTACCCCCAATATACGACAGATTATCCTTAACAGAAGAAGACTTGGCCATATCAAAAAATTACAAACGGAAATCATAGATGAAGCAATCAAAAAAAATGAATTTGAACTGTATAGATAG
- a CDS encoding peptidylprolyl isomerase, producing the protein MKQSKKMNLNCIDRVSSLFLLFMTVGLAYAFGQESAEMTAVNDTVKSINKVKIDGIAAVIGDYVILESDIEKTLIDLRSQGASTEDITHCQLLGKLMEDRLYAHQAVQDSLLVSDDQVNAQSDAQINELVSRIGSIEKMLKYYKKPDLESFRSELFEINKLRMLSEKMQGKIVEDLEVTPEEVRQFFFKIPEGERPVFGAELEIAQIVKQPKASEEEKQKVIDRLKTIKQDVEENEASFNVKAILYSQDPGSKSKGGLYPGMTKETPFVKEFKDAAFSLQEGQISEPFETMFGYHIVKVEKVRGQERDVRHILLIPEISEKATETALKELDTIRQHILDGKYTFSEAALNFSDEKETKFDGGLLRNPINFDSRFELTKMDPTLYNQVRNLKDGEISKAVREDDPRGGAPKFKIMKISNRYDEHVADFARDYIKIQELALREKQLKAIQKWMTEHIQDTYIHVDPENKDCNFANNWLKE; encoded by the coding sequence ATGAAGCAATCAAAAAAAATGAATTTGAACTGTATAGATAGAGTAAGCTCGTTGTTCTTGTTGTTCATGACGGTCGGACTGGCTTATGCTTTTGGTCAAGAATCGGCTGAGATGACTGCCGTGAACGATACCGTGAAATCCATCAACAAAGTAAAGATAGATGGTATTGCAGCTGTGATAGGTGACTATGTGATATTGGAATCTGATATTGAAAAGACATTGATCGATCTTCGGAGCCAAGGGGCATCGACCGAGGACATCACGCACTGCCAGCTATTGGGAAAATTGATGGAAGACAGGCTGTATGCCCACCAAGCGGTGCAAGATAGCCTTTTGGTATCAGATGATCAAGTAAATGCCCAAAGCGATGCACAAATCAATGAACTGGTCTCTAGAATTGGAAGCATTGAAAAAATGTTGAAGTACTACAAAAAACCAGATCTAGAATCATTTAGATCTGAACTTTTTGAAATCAACAAACTGCGTATGCTCTCAGAAAAAATGCAGGGCAAAATAGTAGAAGATCTTGAAGTGACCCCAGAAGAGGTACGGCAGTTTTTCTTTAAGATTCCCGAAGGTGAGCGACCAGTATTCGGTGCAGAACTTGAAATTGCCCAAATAGTAAAGCAGCCAAAAGCATCTGAAGAAGAAAAACAAAAGGTCATCGATCGGTTAAAGACCATTAAGCAAGATGTCGAGGAAAATGAAGCAAGCTTCAATGTCAAGGCCATTTTGTATTCGCAAGACCCTGGTTCAAAATCAAAAGGCGGCCTCTATCCTGGAATGACGAAAGAGACCCCGTTTGTAAAAGAGTTCAAAGATGCAGCTTTCAGTCTTCAAGAGGGCCAGATTTCCGAGCCTTTTGAGACCATGTTCGGTTATCATATTGTCAAGGTTGAGAAGGTAAGGGGCCAAGAGCGTGATGTGCGACATATCTTGTTGATTCCTGAAATTTCTGAAAAAGCTACTGAGACCGCCCTTAAAGAACTTGATACCATTCGCCAGCACATTCTTGATGGCAAGTATACCTTTTCTGAAGCGGCCCTGAATTTTTCAGATGAAAAAGAGACCAAATTTGATGGCGGACTTCTTAGAAACCCCATCAACTTTGATTCCCGTTTTGAATTGACGAAAATGGATCCAACACTCTATAACCAGGTAAGAAATCTAAAGGATGGTGAAATTTCGAAAGCTGTAAGGGAAGATGACCCTAGGGGAGGGGCACCCAAATTCAAGATTATGAAAATCTCGAACCGATATGATGAGCATGTGGCAGATTTTGCCAGAGATTACATAAAGATTCAAGAATTGGCCTTGCGTGAAAAGCAACTCAAAGCCATCCAAAAATGGATGACCGAGCACATTCAAGACACCTATATACATGTTGACCCCGAAAACAAAGACTGCAATTTTGCCAATAACTGGTTAAAAGAGTAA
- a CDS encoding SRPBCC family protein: MKYTTEILIDLPRDEFLKKLDNAENMKHWQRGFMGYEQLSQNPGEEGARMNLKYKMGKKTIEMVETIIKRNLPEEFHLTYDTKGVHNIQKNYFKEEDGKTRWISESEFQFSSLGMRLMGLLMPGAFKKQSMKYAIDFKNFAEKGISVLDEK, from the coding sequence ATGAAATACACTACCGAGATTCTTATTGACCTTCCCAGAGATGAATTTCTCAAGAAACTCGACAATGCTGAAAACATGAAACACTGGCAAAGAGGTTTCATGGGCTACGAACAGCTTTCGCAAAACCCTGGTGAAGAAGGTGCCCGAATGAACCTTAAATACAAAATGGGAAAGAAAACTATTGAAATGGTAGAGACGATCATCAAAAGAAACCTGCCAGAAGAATTTCATCTGACATACGATACCAAAGGGGTACATAACATTCAGAAAAATTATTTCAAGGAAGAAGATGGCAAGACCCGTTGGATTTCTGAAAGTGAGTTTCAATTCTCTTCATTGGGCATGAGACTCATGGGGTTGCTCATGCCAGGTGCCTTTAAAAAACAGTCAATGAAATATGCCATAGATTTTAAAAACTTTGCTGAAAAGGGCATTTCAGTGCTTGACGAAAAATAA
- a CDS encoding aconitate hydratase, which produces MAFDIDMIKSVYATMGERVEIARKLVGRPLTLAEKILYSHLWEGNPQKAFARGKDYVDFAPDRVACQDATAQMALLQFMHAGKPKVAVPTTVHCDHLIQAKVGAEADLKRANETSNEVFDFLESVSNKYGIGFWKPGAGIIHQVVLENYAFPGGMMIGTDSHTVNAGGLGMVAIGVGGADAVDVMAGMPWELKFPKLIGVKLTGKLSGWTAPKDVILKVADILTVKGGTGAIIEYFGEGATSMSCTGKGTICNMGAEVGATTSTFGYDESMDRYLRATDRVDVADAAKEVKEHLTADPEVYENPEDYFDQLIEIDLSTLEPHLNGPFTPDLATPISEMSEAARENDWPLNVEVGLIGSCTNSSYEDISRAASLAKQVADKNLKTKSEFTITPGSEQVRYTIERDGFIDTFNNIGATVFANACGPCIGMWDRYGDKAANGPRNTIVHSFNRNFAKRADGNPNTLAFVGSPELVTAIAIAGRLDFNPVTDKLINEDGEEVMLDEPRGYELPPEGFAVEDAGYIPPKEDGSGVEVKVAKDSERLQLLEPFVPIKPEALKGMKLLIKAFGKCTTDHISMAGPWLRYRGHLDNIANNTLIGAVNAFNKKTNFVKNQLTGEYGGVPDTQRAYKAEGVKTIVVGDHNYGEGSSREHAAMQPRHLGVAAVLVKSFARIHETNLKKQGMLALTFVNENDYDLIQEDDTFNFVDIADFTPGKPLTIEVIHADGSKDTIMANHSYNVSQIEWFKEGSALNLIKKENA; this is translated from the coding sequence ATGGCATTTGATATAGACATGATCAAGAGCGTCTATGCTACCATGGGCGAACGGGTAGAAATAGCGCGAAAATTGGTGGGAAGACCCCTTACCCTTGCAGAGAAAATTTTGTACTCCCATCTATGGGAAGGCAATCCGCAAAAAGCTTTTGCCAGAGGTAAGGATTATGTCGATTTTGCCCCCGATCGTGTCGCTTGCCAAGACGCTACGGCACAAATGGCGCTTCTGCAGTTCATGCACGCCGGCAAGCCCAAAGTTGCGGTACCTACCACCGTGCACTGTGATCACTTGATTCAGGCCAAAGTAGGAGCGGAAGCAGATTTGAAAAGGGCCAACGAAACCAGCAATGAAGTTTTCGATTTTCTAGAATCGGTCTCGAACAAATATGGAATCGGTTTTTGGAAACCTGGCGCAGGGATTATCCACCAAGTGGTATTGGAGAATTATGCCTTTCCTGGGGGGATGATGATCGGTACGGATTCACATACTGTAAATGCCGGTGGATTGGGCATGGTAGCCATAGGAGTAGGCGGCGCCGATGCAGTTGATGTAATGGCCGGAATGCCTTGGGAGTTAAAGTTTCCCAAGCTCATTGGGGTCAAACTGACCGGAAAATTGTCAGGGTGGACGGCCCCCAAAGACGTTATTTTGAAAGTGGCCGATATTCTAACGGTAAAAGGAGGTACGGGCGCCATTATCGAATATTTCGGTGAGGGAGCCACCTCAATGTCATGCACCGGTAAGGGTACGATCTGTAATATGGGTGCCGAAGTTGGGGCCACGACCTCTACTTTTGGCTATGACGAATCAATGGATCGCTATTTAAGGGCCACTGATCGTGTCGATGTGGCAGATGCGGCCAAAGAGGTAAAAGAACATCTAACCGCCGATCCCGAGGTCTATGAAAATCCAGAGGATTATTTCGACCAACTGATAGAAATCGACCTATCTACCTTAGAGCCCCATCTGAACGGGCCTTTCACACCAGATTTGGCGACCCCCATATCAGAGATGAGTGAAGCGGCAAGAGAAAACGATTGGCCTTTGAACGTTGAGGTCGGACTTATCGGTTCTTGTACCAATTCATCTTATGAAGATATTTCAAGAGCGGCATCTTTGGCAAAACAAGTGGCCGATAAAAATCTAAAGACAAAATCAGAGTTTACCATCACCCCTGGTTCTGAGCAGGTTCGTTACACGATTGAACGTGATGGCTTTATCGATACGTTCAACAATATTGGCGCCACGGTATTTGCCAATGCCTGTGGCCCCTGTATCGGTATGTGGGACCGCTATGGTGACAAGGCGGCCAATGGCCCCCGAAATACCATTGTACATTCGTTCAATCGAAATTTTGCAAAGCGGGCTGATGGCAATCCAAACACCTTGGCCTTTGTGGGTTCGCCCGAACTGGTCACCGCCATCGCCATTGCAGGCCGGTTAGATTTCAACCCTGTAACCGATAAACTGATCAATGAGGATGGGGAAGAGGTAATGCTCGACGAACCACGCGGGTATGAACTGCCACCAGAAGGATTTGCAGTCGAGGATGCCGGATATATACCTCCAAAAGAAGATGGAAGCGGTGTTGAGGTAAAAGTGGCCAAAGATTCTGAGCGGCTACAGTTGCTCGAGCCGTTTGTGCCCATTAAGCCAGAAGCCCTTAAAGGCATGAAATTACTTATCAAGGCATTTGGCAAGTGTACCACCGACCATATTTCAATGGCGGGTCCATGGTTGCGGTACAGGGGCCACCTCGACAACATTGCCAACAATACGTTGATAGGCGCTGTCAATGCATTTAACAAGAAGACAAATTTTGTCAAGAACCAATTAACGGGTGAATATGGTGGTGTGCCTGACACACAAAGGGCCTACAAGGCCGAGGGAGTCAAAACAATTGTGGTCGGTGACCACAATTATGGCGAAGGTTCTTCTCGCGAACATGCCGCCATGCAACCAAGGCACTTGGGCGTGGCCGCAGTATTGGTAAAATCTTTTGCAAGAATCCATGAGACCAATCTAAAAAAGCAGGGGATGTTGGCCTTGACCTTTGTCAATGAGAATGATTATGATCTTATACAAGAAGATGATACCTTTAATTTTGTTGATATCGCTGATTTCACTCCTGGCAAGCCCTTGACCATTGAAGTAATACATGCAGATGGAAGCAAAGATACCATTATGGCCAACCATAGCTATAATGTTTCACAGATAGAATGGTTTAAAGAGGGTTCAGCCCTGAACCTGATAAAAAAGGAAAATGCTTAA